A genomic stretch from Etheostoma cragini isolate CJK2018 chromosome 8, CSU_Ecrag_1.0, whole genome shotgun sequence includes:
- the LOC117949745 gene encoding leucine-rich repeat and transmembrane domain-containing protein 2-like yields the protein MKNPNQYGGSHLESLACAALSSLLLVLLGLLVSVHGCPGGCTCYGNTTDCSAVGLLSLKPILGQLDQDSLILRLPHNNLSSLGTTDLSNLSSLDLLDLSQNHFSTLQPGAFSSLSGLRCLNLSANYLGVRLVTPDPNNGTEVLHNRSQGSVGLSRDVFRGLWRLRGLDLSSNGLLWLPKGVLDGLQRLAWLSLAGNRLAALDRVTFEPLVGLQQLRLAGNPWECDCKLRDFKHWMEWMIYRDGQVDAMQCSLPGDLTGRDIRSVPAEMFSHCPQAGTREGAPGYGTRPPCPPGRISSSDECIRQRYRPVSVRRAHGTQIVAGVICGTVCVMMVVAATYGCVYASLMARYQKEMRSRGPPLMAESGGDTDLEDGQMSSPTSPEESLPKERCGIVHGYRISSF from the exons ATGAAGAACCCGAACCAGTATGGTGGAAGTCACCTGGAGAGTCTGG CGTGTGCAGCGCTGTCCAGTCTGTTGTTGGTTCTCCTGGGACTGCTGGTCTCGGTCCACGGCTGTCCCGGTGGCTGCACATGCTACGGTAACACCACCGACTGCTCCGCCGTGGGCCTCCTCTCTCTGAAGCCCATCCTGGGACAGCTGGACCAGGACTCTCTGATCCTCCGCCTACCCCACAACAACCTGTCGTCCCTGGGCACGACAGACCTGTCCAACCTCAGCAGCCTGGATCTCCTGGATCTCTCCCAGAACCACTTCTCCACCCTGCAGCCCGGGGCTTTCTCCAGCCTGAGCGGCCTGCGCTGCCTCAATCTCTCCGCCAACTACCTCGGGGTTCGCCTGGTGACCCCTGACCCCAACAACGGCACAGAAGTCCTCCACAACCGAAGTCAAGGGAGCGTTGGCCTGAGCAGGGACGTTTTCAGGGGGCTGTGGCGGCTGCGGGGGCTCGACCTGTCCTCCAACGGCCTCCTGTGGCTGCCCAAAGGCGTGCTGGACGGGCTTCAGAGACTCGCCTGGCTGTCCTTGGCCGGCAACCGGCTGGCGGCCCTGGACAGAGTCACCTTCGAGCCCCTGGTGGGGCTGCAGCAGCTCCGCCTGGCGGGAAACCCCTGGGAGTGCGACTGCAAGCTGAGAGACTTCAAGCACTGGATGGAGTGGATGATTTACAGGG ATGGGCAGGTGGACGCGATGCAGTGCAGCCTCCCGGGGGATCTGACGGGCAGGGACATCCGCAGCGTGCCGGCCGAGATGTTCAGCCACTGCCCGCAGGCCGGGACCAGAGAGGGCGCGCCGGGTTACGGCACGCGGCCTCCGTGCCCGCCCGGCCGCATCAGCAGCAGCGACGAGTGCATCCGCCAGCGCTACCGGCCGGTGAGCGTCCGCCGGGCGCACGGCACGCAGATAGTCGCGGGCGTGATTTGCGGCACCGTGTGCGTCATGATGGTGGTCGCGGCGACGTACGGCTGCGTCTACGCCTCCCTGATGGCGCGCTACCAGAAGGAGATGAGGAGCCGCGGGCCGCCGCTGATGGCCGAGTCCGGAGGCGACACGGACCTGGAGGACGGGCAAATGTCATCGCCGACGTCTCCGGAGGAGTCGCTGCCCAAAGAGCGCTGTGGCATCGTGCACGGGTATCGAATCAGCAGCTTCTGA